Within the Megalops cyprinoides isolate fMegCyp1 chromosome 10, fMegCyp1.pri, whole genome shotgun sequence genome, the region CATGGTGCACAAGTGTTCAGTGTTATCAGGTTACTTGTTTGCAATGTCCGTATTTAGAGCGCTGTGTAAAATTTATTACATGTTCAATAGCCTTCATGTCTGCATACTATTTCTATTACATTTTCTGTCCTTATGCAGTGTATTTCTGTGGGTTGGAGTCTCTTGTGGAGAAGACTAGATTTGAAAGAATCACCACAGTACAACAGAGAACAAGAAGGGAAGACAGAGGAGAGTGCCAGTCCAGTGGAAGGCAGCAGTGGTGGTGGCCCCGTTGCAAAGGTTAGTGTCGCAGCAGTCATTGCTGAAGGTGAAGTTTATGCCCATGGTGTATTTCTCTCCAGTGAGACCGCAGAGGGCGGAGAGAACACAGCTTTTTTCATATAGGACCACACGGAAATCTCCTGCTCAATCGGAAAAAAAGGagttacagtatatacacactgacagatcagagtttttatttcatttcacagtatATTCACGGAGCTTATTGATAAAAGAACCCTGCATTGTGTTCGTTGCTATAGGTGTGACACACGTAAGAAGCAAAAAGGGCTTTCCAAAATCTCAAACTGAATTTTAAAGGTCATTTTTTAGTCATTTGATTTAATGCAAGGAAGTCAGCTGATCTCTTTCTTAGTATGGTG harbors:
- the lypc gene encoding sperm acrosome membrane-associated protein 4-like; its protein translation is MTDEGRSVERTMSRLLCLALFLCLLPFAVSLFCYTCVFPAISPLDCIKFPQKCPPGHLCLSSTAVGTRGDFRVVLYEKSCVLSALCGLTGEKYTMGINFTFSNDCCDTNLCNGATTTAAFHWTGTLLCLPFLFSVVLW